In the genome of Zobellia nedashkovskayae, the window AGCCGTTATTGGTAAATTCAATCCAAAAAACAGTCCAATTTTCATCTGATTTTAAAGGGATGTATTTGTAAAAATAAAATATCAAAGGAGTTATCGCTAAAAAAATAGCTATCAAACCTTCTATAATTAATTTTTTCCGTATTTGATTTTTATCAACCATAATCAGTACCATAACTCTAAAGATGAGATTATATTGCGTAAAAAAAGCACCTTATTAAAGTGCTTTTCAAATAAAAATAAGATTCTTAATTAATGTCTACCGCCATCAATTTCGGCAGTTTTCTTATCGATAGAATTAGTTTCATATAAGCTATCATCTTCAGATGTATTGCTTGAATCACAAGAAACGGCTAATAAAGTTGCACATGCTAAAAGACCAAATACTAAATTTTTCATTTTGAGGGGTTTTAAATTAAAAATCAATTAGTTATTTCAGCGAAAGTAGGAAAAAAAAGCTTCAAATGTACGTCTTTAAACGTTAAAACAGAACAACTTAGCCGAGAAACCTTACACTTTAACTAATTTAACAAGTTTTGGACAATAACCTATACTTCAAACAATGTTTTTACCTCTTAGTGAAAAGTGTTTTAAGAAATTTTAATTTGGCGGGTTTGCATATCTACTACTTCAATGAAAACATTAGTGCTGTTCTCTGGTAGAAAAGATTTTATTTTTTCTGGCCATTCTATAAAAATCCATACATCCTGATTTAAATAGTCTTCAAAACCCATGTCCAATGCTTCCATTTCATCATTTATGCGGTAGAAATCAAAATGGTAAGCTAATAGTTGCCCTTCTTTACTTTCGTATTCGTTTACAATACCAAAAGTGGGGCTGTTTCCTGCATTTGCAACGCCAAGGTGTTTTACTATAGCTTTAATCAATGTGGTTTTGCCGGCACCCATTGGTGCGTGAAATAGGAGTACCTTGCTTTTGGCATTTTCAATTACCTTTTTGGCAATTTCACTAATTTCATTTTCGGTGTATATAATATCCATAATTAGAGCAATACTATTTTGGTGATAGAACTATGAATGGTATAATCATCTCTTCCAAAGAAACCCCGCCGTGCTGGTAGGTGTTCCGGTAATAGTTAACGTAGTGATTGTAGTTGTTGGGATAAGCAAAGAATAGGTCGTTTTTTGCAAATATAAAGGAACTACTCATGTTTATACGGGGCAAATGAATCTGGGCAGGGTCTTTGGCTGCCAAAACGTCTTTGTTTTCATAGGTAAGACTTCGTCCTGTTTTATAGCGCAGATTAAGGCTCGTATCTTTATCGCCAATTACCTTAGAGGGTTGTTTTACATTAATGGTTCCGTGGTCTGTGGTAATAATTAACTTCATCCCCATTTGTTGCGCTTGCTGAATAATTTCTAACAAGGGTGAGTTTTTGAACCAACTCTGCGTAAGAGACCTATAAGCTTTATCATTACTAGCCAATTCTTTAATGACTTCCATCTCTGTCTTTGAATGTGAAATCATATCCACAAAGTTGTACACGAGTACGGTTAGGTCGTTATCTTTTTGCGATTTAAAGTTCTGAAACAGATTTTTACCTTGTTTTAAAGAGCTTATTTTATGATATTCCCATTTTAGGTTTAGGCCTAATCTTTTTATTTGTTCGCCTAGAAAATCGGCTTCATGAAGGTTTTTGCCACCTTCATCCGTGTCGTTTTTCCACCATTTTGGATACTTTTTCTCCATGGCCATTGGAGTAAGGCCAGAAAAAATAGCGTTACGGGCATACTGCGTAGCGGTGGGTAAAATGCTGAAATAAGACTCTTCCTTGTTCTTTTTGTAAAAAGAACTTACGGTATCTTCAAAAGCATACCACTGGTCATAACGAAGGTTGTCAATAACCAAGAGTAGGGTAGGTCCGTCTTTTAGCTCAGGCTTTACGAGGTCCTTAAATAAGGTATGCGAAAGAACAGGGCCATCCCCGTCAAACCAGCTTTCGTAGTTTCTTTCCACAAATTTGCCAAAATGGGTATTTGCTTCGGCTTTTTGAGATTCTAGAATTTCGAACATGCTATTGTCTTCAATATCTTCTAGACGTAGCTCCCAATATATTAGCCTTTTGTAAAGGTCCACCCATTCTTCAACTGAATTCACCATAGATAAATCCATGGCTATCTTCCTGAACTCCTGCTGATAGTTGGATGTTGTTTTTTCTGAAACGAGACGCGAATGGTCAAGGTTCTTTTTTAAGGATAGAAGAATCTGGTTTGGGTTTACGGGCTTAATTAGGTAATCGGCAATTTTGGAGCCAATAGCTTCTTCCATTATAAATTCTTCCTCGCTCTTGGTAATCATTACAACAGGAATGGATGAATCTAATATTTTTATCTCAGCTAAAGTTTCCAATCCTGATATTCCGGGCATGTTCTCATCCAGAAAAATAATGTCAACTCTGGATTTCTGCAACTCTTCTAATGCTTCTTGTCCACTTTGACAGGTGATAACATCATAGCCTTTTCCTTGTAAAAATATAATATGTGGTTTGAGTAAATCAATTTCATCATCTACCCATAATATGGAAATCTTATTCATTTAATATACGTATTGCTTCTATTTTAAAACGGTGAAAAATAACCTTCAAAAAACCGAATGGTCATCAAAATATTCATTTACCGAGTCTATTACTTTGTCTTTTGCCTAACTTTACCACTGTGAACATTGCAAAGCAACCCTCATTTTGATAAACTCAAGAAAACTTAAAATTTTTAATGATCCAATTTACGGATTTATTACTATTCCGAACGGACTAATATTCGACCTGATTAATCATCCGTATTTTCAGCGTCTACGAAGAATATCTCAAATGGGCTTGTCCTATTTGGTATATCCAGGTGCTCATCATACGCGCTTTCATCACGCTCTAGGGTCTATGCATCTTATGCAGAACGCCTTGCAGTTGCTGGAATATAAAGGGGTGGAGGTCAGTGAAGAAGAGAAAGAAGGGCTATACGTTGCTATTCTTTTACATGATATTGGGCACGGACCTTTTTCACATGCTATGGAGCATAGTATTGTAGAGAGTACTGATCATGAGCATATTTCGTTGCAGTTTATGGAGGCTCTAAACGAAATCTTTAACGGAAGATTAACGCTGGCCATTTCAATTTTTAAAGGAGAATATGAAAAGCGATTTTTAAATCAGTTAGTATCTAGTCAGTTAGATATGGACCGGTTGGATTATTTAAAACGAGATAGCTTTTATACCGGTGTAGCCGAAGGAAACATCAATTCAGAACGATTAATTACCATGCTTAATGTTGTTGATGGTAATTTAGTGGTGGAGGAAAAGGGGATTTACTCTGTAGAAAAGTTTTTGATGGCCAGAAGGTTTATGTACTGGCAGGTATATTTACATAAAACCGGAATTGTTGCTGAACAACTGTTGATACGTATACTTAAGCGGGCCAAGGAGATTATGCAAGAAGGGCAAATTGTTGTTTGTAGCAATGCGCTTCGGTATTTTATGGAGCACCGAATTGAAAAGAAGAATTTCAATAAAGAAACGCTAAGTATCTTCTCTAAATTGGACGATGTAGATGTATTAGCGGCCATAAAATCATGGCAAGACCATACAGATTTTGTATTGTCAACGTTGTGTGAAATGCTTATAAACAGGCAGTTTTTAAAAGTAAAACTTAAGAACAGCCCAATTGACAAAGCTGTTTTGCAAAAACATATGGACAGGGTTAAAGTAAAACATAATCTGTCTGATCACGAAACGACTTATTTTGTTTTTGAAGGAAAGATAGAGAATAAGGCATATGACCGTCACCATCAGAACATCAATATATTAAGAAAGAATAAAAAGTTGATTGATGTAGCAAAAGCTTCCGATCAGTTAAATCTTAAAGCGCTGTCAAAAACGGTGACAAAATATTATATCTGTTATCCCAAAGATTCTGTTTAACTATTTTTCTTACTTTTGTGCTCATGGTATTTACAGCAGGTCAAATTGCAGGTATTTTAGAAGGTGAATTACTAGGAAATTCCGAGGTTACCGTTCATAAATTGGCCAAAATAGAAGAGGGCGAGGAAGGTACTCTGACTTTTTTGGCGAACCCTAAGTATACTTCTCATATTTATTCTACAAAAGCGTCTATTACGATAGTTAATAAAGATTTTGTTCCTGAGCATGAGCTTAAGACCATTCTTATTAAGGTAGAGGATGCTTACGAGGCTTTTGCAAAAATACTGGAATTTTATAATGAAGTAAAGAACAATAAGAAAGGTATTGAGGAGCCGGTATTCAAATCGGAAACGGCTACATATGGCACCGATTTTTATCTTGGGGCATTTTCTTACTTAGGTAATAATGTTACTATAGGAGATAATGTAAAAATTTATCCCAATGTTTATATTGGCGATAATGTATCCATAGCCAATAACGTA includes:
- the tsaE gene encoding tRNA (adenosine(37)-N6)-threonylcarbamoyltransferase complex ATPase subunit type 1 TsaE, with translation MDIIYTENEISEIAKKVIENAKSKVLLFHAPMGAGKTTLIKAIVKHLGVANAGNSPTFGIVNEYESKEGQLLAYHFDFYRINDEMEALDMGFEDYLNQDVWIFIEWPEKIKSFLPENSTNVFIEVVDMQTRQIKIS
- a CDS encoding HD domain-containing protein; amino-acid sequence: MINSRKLKIFNDPIYGFITIPNGLIFDLINHPYFQRLRRISQMGLSYLVYPGAHHTRFHHALGSMHLMQNALQLLEYKGVEVSEEEKEGLYVAILLHDIGHGPFSHAMEHSIVESTDHEHISLQFMEALNEIFNGRLTLAISIFKGEYEKRFLNQLVSSQLDMDRLDYLKRDSFYTGVAEGNINSERLITMLNVVDGNLVVEEKGIYSVEKFLMARRFMYWQVYLHKTGIVAEQLLIRILKRAKEIMQEGQIVVCSNALRYFMEHRIEKKNFNKETLSIFSKLDDVDVLAAIKSWQDHTDFVLSTLCEMLINRQFLKVKLKNSPIDKAVLQKHMDRVKVKHNLSDHETTYFVFEGKIENKAYDRHHQNINILRKNKKLIDVAKASDQLNLKALSKTVTKYYICYPKDSV
- the porX gene encoding T9SS response regulator signal transducer PorX: MNKISILWVDDEIDLLKPHIIFLQGKGYDVITCQSGQEALEELQKSRVDIIFLDENMPGISGLETLAEIKILDSSIPVVMITKSEEEFIMEEAIGSKIADYLIKPVNPNQILLSLKKNLDHSRLVSEKTTSNYQQEFRKIAMDLSMVNSVEEWVDLYKRLIYWELRLEDIEDNSMFEILESQKAEANTHFGKFVERNYESWFDGDGPVLSHTLFKDLVKPELKDGPTLLLVIDNLRYDQWYAFEDTVSSFYKKNKEESYFSILPTATQYARNAIFSGLTPMAMEKKYPKWWKNDTDEGGKNLHEADFLGEQIKRLGLNLKWEYHKISSLKQGKNLFQNFKSQKDNDLTVLVYNFVDMISHSKTEMEVIKELASNDKAYRSLTQSWFKNSPLLEIIQQAQQMGMKLIITTDHGTINVKQPSKVIGDKDTSLNLRYKTGRSLTYENKDVLAAKDPAQIHLPRINMSSSFIFAKNDLFFAYPNNYNHYVNYYRNTYQHGGVSLEEMIIPFIVLSPK
- a CDS encoding peptidase m28, coding for MKNLVFGLLACATLLAVSCDSSNTSEDDSLYETNSIDKKTAEIDGGRH